A window from Drosophila miranda strain MSH22 chromosome Y unlocalized genomic scaffold, D.miranda_PacBio2.1 Contig_Y2_pilon, whole genome shotgun sequence encodes these proteins:
- the LOC117193883 gene encoding vicilin-like seed storage protein At2g18540: MVSPGYTEAESDLELVSWEPAPRRERRREEPHPKREEPWTSSSKEPRTSKREGPRTSKREEPHTGKRGEHRTSRREESRTGKREEPRTSRHEEPHPSKREERPEGGRRGRTETRKEEPSERASKRASTRSTRTAKEEESSARTRGAPKAARVQSPEEEWQERLRRAEVEEEELWQPPPEHVESEEEPRPQAPPSPGAEEELFRRRPPADDARGQGGQQHQHQQQQQQRQQHQQQQQKRQQQQQRQQHQQQQRQQQQQHWHGPQGAAIGQEVRSAVRDGMMWHVQTLHISWASGPAPQQPGQEAREARLWEKAPRASDERDPRRRARPQESTGPAVAPTAEEVPEEAPGRTAEVETEGRRTRQHH; encoded by the exons ATGGTATCGCCGGGGTACACCGAGGCGGAAAGTGACCTAGAATTGGTGAGCTGGGAGCCGGCGCCACGGAGAGAACGCAGACGCGAGGAGCCCCACcccaagcgcgaggagccctGGACCAGCAGTAGCAAGGAGCCCCGCACCAGCAAGCGCGAGGGGCCCCGCAccagcaagcgcgaggagccccacACCGGCAAGCGCGGTGAGCACCGGACCAGCAGACGCGAGGAGTCCCGCACcggcaagcgcgaggagccccggacCAGCAGGCACGAAGAGCCCCACCCCAGTAAGCGCGAGGAGCGGCCTGAGGGAGGAAGGAGGGGGCGCACGGAGACGCGGAAGGAGGAGCCCAGTGAGCGGGCCTCGAAGCGGGCGTCCACGCGTTCGACGCGTACGGCCAAGGAAGAGGAGTCGTCGGCACGCACAAGGGGTG CGCCGAAGGCGGCTCGAGTCCAGTCGCCCGAAGAGGAGTGGCAGGAGAGGCTACGACGAGccgaggtggaggaggaggagctctGGCAGCCACCCCCTGAACACGTCGAGTCCGAGGAGGAGCCACGGCCGCAGGCCCCACCGTCACCGGGGGCAGAGGAAGAGCTGTTCCGGCGTCGGCCGCCGGCTGACGACGCGCGCGGTCAAGGGGgtcagcagcatcagcatcagcagcagcagcagcagcgtcagcagcatcagcagcagcagcagaagcgtcagcagcagcagcagcgtcagcagcatcagcagcagcagcgtcagcagcagcagcagcactggcaCGGGCCACAGGGAGCCGCCATCGGGCAGGAGGTGCGCTCCGCGGTGCGAGACGGCATGATGTGGCACGTGCAAACGCTGCACATATCGTGGGCCTCTGGGCCCGCGCCCCAGCAGCCCGGGCAAGAAGCGAGGGAGGCTCGACTGTGGGAGAAGGCACCACGCGCCAGTGACGAGCGGGACCCGAGGCGGCGGGCACGGCCACAGGAGTCGACAGGCCCAGCGGTGGCACCCACCGCCGAAGAGGTGCCCGAGGAGGCGCCCGGGAGGACGGCAGAGGTCGAGACGGAGGGCAGACGAACACGCCAACATCACTGA